Proteins encoded together in one Opisthocomus hoazin isolate bOpiHoa1 chromosome 27, bOpiHoa1.hap1, whole genome shotgun sequence window:
- the KLF2 gene encoding Krueppel-like factor 2 yields the protein MALSDTILPSFATFASPCREKALHERWKCDQEAKTPAGTWGGLSPRKEDEDLNNVLDFILSMGSDSYGQGAAGGDYPPAQGESGGFYQTNPSPGCYSALEQGSPPPYNAGIVPEMIRSEMDSNYCPPGNVHGRFFVTPSFGGPQFVENIKPEPDMDNYGPVLGLVPQACPKIKQEGNATCMMAYEQPRVASSPQIPGAETPPLSPDDLMVNDCHTQMMCPSSVSFQQSYHPTSGFHHPQTHLQYQNTSQFGLFEDSLPLQPSAPRGMLTPPSSPLELLDSKPKRGRRSWPRKRTATHTCTYAGCGKTYTKSSHLKAHLRTHTGEKPYHCNWEGCGWKFARSDELTRHYRKHTGHRPFQCHLCDRAFSRSDHLALHMKRHM from the exons ATGGCGCTCAGCGACACCATCCTGCCCTCCTTCGCCACCTTCGCCAGCCCCTGCCGGGAGAAAGCCCTCCACGAA AGGTGGAAGTGCGACCAGGAGGCCAAGACCCCCGCCGGCACCTGGGGCGGCCTCTCCCCGCGCAAAGAGGATGAAGACCTCAACAACGTGCTGGATTTTATCCTTTCCATGGGCAGCGACAGCTACGGGCAGGGCGCAGCTGGTGGGGACTATCCCCCAGCCCAAGGCGAGAGCGGTGGCTTTTACCAGACAAACCCGTCGCCGGGATGCTACAGTgccctggagcagggcagccccccgccctaCAACGCCGGCATCGTGCCGGAGATGATCCGCTCTGAGATGGACTCCAATTACTGCCCTCCTGGCAACGTCCACGGGCGGTTCTTCGTGACACCCAGCTTCGGGGGCCCGCAGTTTGTTGAGAACATTAAGCCCGAGCCTGACATGGACAATTATGGACCGGTCCTGGGTCTGGTGCCCCAGGCTTGCCCGAAGATCAAGCAGGAGGGCAACGCGACCTGCATGATGGCCTACGAGCAGCCCCGGGTGGCCAGCTCCCCCCAGATCCCCGGGGCAGAGACGCCTCCGCTGAGCCCCGACGATCTCATGGTGAATGACTGCCACACGCAGATGATGTGCCCCTCGTCCGTGTCCTTCCAGCAAAGCTACCACCCGACCTCCGGCTTCCACCACCCGCAGACCCATCTCCAGTACCAGAACACCTCCCAGTTCGGTCTTTTCGAGGACAGCCTGCCCTTACAACCCTCCGCTCCCAGGGGCATGctcacccctccttcctcccctctggaGCTGCTGGACTCCAAACCCAAACGGGGCCGTCGGTCCTGGCCGCGGAAGAGGACGGCCACTCACACGTGCACCTACGCGGGCTGCGGGAAGACCTACACCAAGAGTTCGCACCTGAAGGCCCACCTGAGGACGCACACAG gtgagaagccctaccaCTGCAACTGGGAAGGCTGCGGCTGGAAGTTCGCTCGCTCCGACGAGCTCACCCGTCACTATCGCAAGCACACCGGGCACCGGCCCTTCCAGTGCCACCTCTGCGACAGGGCCTTCTCCCGGTCGGACCACCTGGCTTTGCACATGAAGCGGCACATGTAG